One genomic region from Gossypium hirsutum isolate 1008001.06 chromosome D13, Gossypium_hirsutum_v2.1, whole genome shotgun sequence encodes:
- the LOC107919238 gene encoding actin-related protein 2/3 complex subunit 5A-like → MAETEKSAGSDNTEDILAKIENKSLKIESLIKQYKPIKAIKIALESYPPQDERCKYANWVGVHKALMAIKDVEGILRSLDPRYYDILMKYKCPSSSMGDRTTCDQRLKIHEKLTEKADFVTT, encoded by the exons ATGGCAGAAACGGAGAAATCTGCGGGATCTGATAACACCGAGGATATACTagcaaaaatagaaaacaaatctctgAAGATCGAGAGCTTAATTAAACA GTATAAACCCATTAAAGCTATTAAAATTGCACTCGAGAGTTATCCTCCTCAAGACGAACGATGCAAG TATGCTAATTGGGTAGGTGTGCATAAAGCATTAATGGCTATAAAAGATGTTGAAGGAATACTCCGTTCTTTAGATCCCCGGTACTATGATATTCTTATGAAGT ataagtgtccatcttcttcaatggGAGATCGCACCACATGTGATCAACGCCTTAAGATCCATGAAAAGCTGACAGAGAAAGCTGAttttgtaacaacctaa
- the LOC107920208 gene encoding serine/threonine-protein phosphatase PP1 produces MDQGLLDDIINRLLEVRGRPGKQVQLSESEIRQLCLVSKEIFLQQPNLLELEAPIKICGDIHGQYSDLLRLFEYGGLPPDANYLFLGDYVDRGKQSLETICLLLAYKIKHPENFFLLRGNHECASINRIYGFYDECKRRFNVRLWRTFTECFNCLPVAALIDEKILCMHGGLSPDLNNLDHIRSLQRPTDVPDTGLLCDLLWSDPSKDVQGWGMNDRGVSFTFGPDKVSEFLQKHDLDLICRAHQVVEDGYEFFADRQLVTIFSAPNYCGEFDNAGAMMSVDETLMCSFQILKPADKKPRFNFGGTATARPGSASASVFGSTTTAKPGNTPAGVKSFLGTRI; encoded by the exons ATGGATCAAGGGTTACTGGATGATATTATAAACCGGCTTTTGGAAGTTAGGGGTCGACCAGGGAAACAAGTTCAGTTATCTGAATCAGAGATCCGGCAGCTTTGTTTGGTTTCTAAAGAGATTTTCTTACAACAACCTAATTTGTTGGAACTTGAAGCCCCCATCAAGATTTGTG GTGATATTCATGGTCAATATTCTGATCTTTTAAGGCTTTTTGAGTATGGTGGATTGCCACCAGATGCCAACTACTTATTTTTAGGGGACTATGTTGATCGAGGCAAGCAAAGTCTGGAGACCATATGTCTTCTTCTTGCTTACAAGATAAAACACCCTGAAAACTTTTTCCTCTTGAGGGGTAACCATGAATGTGCTTCTATAAACCGCATATATGGGTTCTATGATGAGTGTAAGAGAAGATTTAATGTTAGGCTATGGAGGACATTCACGGAATGTTTTAACTGCCTTCCAGTGGCAGCATTAATCGATGAGAAGATTCTGTGCATGCATGGAGGCCTTTCTCCCGATCTGAATAATTTGGATCATATTCGAAGTTTACAACGCCCGACTGATGTACCAGACACAGGTTTGCTCTGTGATCTTCTTTGGTCAGATCCCAGTAAAGATGTTCAAGGTTGGGGAATGAACGACAGAGGTGTTTCATTTACTTTTGGTCCTGACAAAGTGTCAGAGTTTTTACAGAAACATGACCTAGATCTCATTTGCCGTGCCCACCAG GTTGTGGAAGATGGATATGAGTTTTTCGCCGACCGACAACTTGTAACTATATTTTCAGCACCCAATTATTGCGGGGAATTCGATAATGCAGGAGCCATGATGAGTGTGGATGAGACTTTAATGTGCTCCTTTCAAATATTGAAGCCTGCTGATAAAAAACCCCGATTTAACTTTGGGGGCACGGCCACAGCCAGGCCTGGTAGCGCTTCTGCCAGTGTCTTTGGCAGCACGACAACAGCAAAGCCCGGAAATACTCCAGCAGGAGTCAAG TCGTTCCTTGGCACAAGGATTTGA